A region of the Cyanobium usitatum str. Tous genome:
GCCTCGCCTGCGGCCTTGAGTTGATCATCACCGGTGAGCTCACCGGCCGCAGCCTGCAGCTTGCCCTCGGCATCCTTGGCGGAGGCCTTGATCTTGTCTTCCAGGCTCATGGCGATGAGGTGAAGGAACTGGTGAGAACGTTAGGCCCAGCGAAGTGATGGATCCATGGAAGGAGGGATCAGGCCCGTTTGAGCACCCTGAGCACCACCAGCAGGATCACCGCACCGAGGGTGGCCACCACAATGCTGCCCAGCAGGCCGCCGCCCACTGCCCCACCGAGACCGCTGAAGAGAAGACCACCGAGCAGGGCGCCGATGATGCCCACCACCAGATCCCCGACGAGCCCGA
Encoded here:
- a CDS encoding CsbD family protein, with product MSLEDKIKASAKDAEGKLQAAAGELTGDDQLKAAGEAKQLQAKVIDAAGGLKDKVADAADAVGDAFKGLGNKA
- a CDS encoding GlsB/YeaQ/YmgE family stress response membrane protein; amino-acid sequence: MNVLWFLLVGVIAGWLAGVLVKGGGFGLVGDLVVGIIGALLGGLLFSGLGGAVGGGLLGSIVVATLGAVILLVVLRVLKRA